One window of the Oncorhynchus gorbuscha isolate QuinsamMale2020 ecotype Even-year linkage group LG17, OgorEven_v1.0, whole genome shotgun sequence genome contains the following:
- the LOC124002259 gene encoding WD repeat-containing protein 20-like isoform X1 produces MLLFILKMAAEGGGKELNEIKTQFNTREGVYKLLTHSEYSRPNRVPFNSQGSNPVKVSFVNVNDQSGNGDRICFNVGRELYFYIYKGVRKAADLSKPIDKRIYKGTQPTCHDFNHLTATADSVSLLVGFSAGQVQLIDPIKRETSKLFNEERLIDKSRVTCVKWVPGLERLFLVAHSSGNMYLYNVENTCGTTAPHYQLLKQGKNYSVHTCKSKSTRNPLLKWTVGEGALNEFAFSPDGKFLACVSQDGFLRVFNFDAVELHGTMKSYFGGLLCMCWSPDGKYIVAGGEDDLVTVWSFVDCRVIARGHGHKSWVSVVAFDHYTTSVEDADPMEFNGSDEDFQGLHFGRDRANSTQSRLSKRNSTDSRTVHTTYRFGSVGQDTQLCLWDLTEDILFPHLPLSRTRTHTNVMNATSTPAGGEVAGDIVNNVSNNPSTNDSGANTPSNSLSSPLPRSNSLPHSPAMTANNKSSAIASGVSKFATLSLHDRKEQHQETDHKRNHSMGHISSKSSDKLNMLTKSRTDPAKTLGTPLCPRMEDLPLLEPLICKKIAHERLTVLIFLEDCIVTACQEGFIWTWARPGKVGLSSQKQAVSPSGTII; encoded by the exons ATGTtattgttcattttaaagatggcggcggagggaggagggaaggagttgAACGAAATTAAAACTCAGTTCAATACACGGGAAGGCGTCTATAAACTCCTCACTCACTCCGAATATAGCCGCCCCAACAGGGTGCCTTTTAATTCCCAGGGTTCAAACCCGGTCAAAGTCTCCTTCGTCAACGTCAATGATCAGTCTGGTAACGGTGACAGAATATGTTTTAATGTGGGCCGGGAACTGTACTTCTACATCTACAAAGGCGTTAGAAAG GCGGCTGACTTGAGCAAGCCTATCGACAAGAGGATATACAAGGGAACACAGCCCACATGTCATGACTTCAACCACCTGACGGCCACGGCGGACAGCGTCTCCCTGCTGGTGGGCTTCTCGGCAGGCCAAGTGCAGCTCATCGACCCCATCAAGAGGGAGACCAGCAAGCTCTTCAATGAGGAA AGACTAATAGACAAATCCAGAGTGACTTGTGTAAAATGGGTGCCCGGCTTAGAGAGGTTGTTCCTAGTCGCTCATTCCAGTGGAAACATGTACTTGTACAACGTAGAAAACACGTGCGGCACCACGGCGCCTCACTACCAGTTGCTCAAACAGGGCAAGAACTACTCGGTGCACACGTGTAAGAGCAAATCCACGCGCAACCCTTTGCTCAAATGGACGGTGGGCGAGGGAGCGCTCAACGAGTTTGCCTTTTCACCCGACGGGAAGTTTCTGGCGTGTGTCAGCCAGGACGGCTTCCTTCGGGTCTTCAACTTTGACGCGGTGGAGCTGCACGGGACCATGAAAAGCTACTTTGGGGGTCTGCTGTGCATGTGCTGGAGTCCGGACGGAAAGTACATTGTCGCGGGGGGCGAGGATGATCTGGTGACTGTGTGGTCGTTTGTGGACTGCCGGGTTATCGCGCGCGGTCACGGACACAAATCATGGGTCAGCGTGGTGGCGTTTGACCACTACACAACCAGCGTGGAGGATGCGGACCCTATGGAGTTCAACGGCAGCGACGAGGACTTCCAGGGCCTCCACTTTGGTCGCGACCGGGCCAACAGTACGCAGTCCCGGCTCTCCAAACGCAACTCCACAGACAGTCGGACAGTACACACCACGTACAGGTTTGGCTCAGTGGGCCAGGACACTCAGCTGTGCTTGTGGGACCTCACAGAAGATATACTTTTCCCCCACCTCCCGCTTTCCCGGACAAGAACACACACCAATGTGATGAACGCTACCAGCACCCCGGCGGGAGGTGAAGTCGCTGGTGACATAGTGAACAATGTGAGTAATAACCCTAGCACGAATGATAGCGGCGCCAACACCCCCAgtaactccctctcctctcccctgccacgCTCCAACAGCTTACCGCACTCGCCAGCTATGACTGCCAACAACAAGAGCAGTGCCATCGCCTCGGGTGTCAGCAAGTTCGCAACGCTCTCCCTTCATGATCGCAAAGAGCAGCACCAGGAGACGGACCACAAACGGAACCACAGCATGGGTCACATTAGCAGCAAGAGCAGTGACAAGCTCAACATGCTCACCAAATCCAGAACAGACCCTGCAAAGACTCTGGGGACACCGCTCTGTCCCCGCATGGAAGACCTACCCCTACTAGAGCCTCTTATCTGTAAAAAGATAGCACATGAGAGACTGACTGTCTTAATATTTCTTGAGGACTGTATAGTGACAGCTTGTCAGGAGGGATTTATTTGGACATGGGCGAGGCCTGGAAAAGTG GGTTTGTCATCCCAAAAGCAAGCAGTCTCTCCCAGTGGAACGATAATATAG
- the LOC124002259 gene encoding WD repeat-containing protein 20-like isoform X2, producing the protein MLLFILKMAAEGGGKELNEIKTQFNTREGVYKLLTHSEYSRPNRVPFNSQGSNPVKVSFVNVNDQSGNGDRICFNVGRELYFYIYKGVRKAADLSKPIDKRIYKGTQPTCHDFNHLTATADSVSLLVGFSAGQVQLIDPIKRETSKLFNEERLIDKSRVTCVKWVPGLERLFLVAHSSGNMYLYNVENTCGTTAPHYQLLKQGKNYSVHTCKSKSTRNPLLKWTVGEGALNEFAFSPDGKFLACVSQDGFLRVFNFDAVELHGTMKSYFGGLLCMCWSPDGKYIVAGGEDDLVTVWSFVDCRVIARGHGHKSWVSVVAFDHYTTSVEDADPMEFNGSDEDFQGLHFGRDRANSTQSRLSKRNSTDSRTVHTTYRFGSVGQDTQLCLWDLTEDILFPHLPLSRTRTHTNVMNATSTPAGGEVAGDIVNNLTALASYDCQQQEQCHRLGCQQVRNALPS; encoded by the exons ATGTtattgttcattttaaagatggcggcggagggaggagggaaggagttgAACGAAATTAAAACTCAGTTCAATACACGGGAAGGCGTCTATAAACTCCTCACTCACTCCGAATATAGCCGCCCCAACAGGGTGCCTTTTAATTCCCAGGGTTCAAACCCGGTCAAAGTCTCCTTCGTCAACGTCAATGATCAGTCTGGTAACGGTGACAGAATATGTTTTAATGTGGGCCGGGAACTGTACTTCTACATCTACAAAGGCGTTAGAAAG GCGGCTGACTTGAGCAAGCCTATCGACAAGAGGATATACAAGGGAACACAGCCCACATGTCATGACTTCAACCACCTGACGGCCACGGCGGACAGCGTCTCCCTGCTGGTGGGCTTCTCGGCAGGCCAAGTGCAGCTCATCGACCCCATCAAGAGGGAGACCAGCAAGCTCTTCAATGAGGAA AGACTAATAGACAAATCCAGAGTGACTTGTGTAAAATGGGTGCCCGGCTTAGAGAGGTTGTTCCTAGTCGCTCATTCCAGTGGAAACATGTACTTGTACAACGTAGAAAACACGTGCGGCACCACGGCGCCTCACTACCAGTTGCTCAAACAGGGCAAGAACTACTCGGTGCACACGTGTAAGAGCAAATCCACGCGCAACCCTTTGCTCAAATGGACGGTGGGCGAGGGAGCGCTCAACGAGTTTGCCTTTTCACCCGACGGGAAGTTTCTGGCGTGTGTCAGCCAGGACGGCTTCCTTCGGGTCTTCAACTTTGACGCGGTGGAGCTGCACGGGACCATGAAAAGCTACTTTGGGGGTCTGCTGTGCATGTGCTGGAGTCCGGACGGAAAGTACATTGTCGCGGGGGGCGAGGATGATCTGGTGACTGTGTGGTCGTTTGTGGACTGCCGGGTTATCGCGCGCGGTCACGGACACAAATCATGGGTCAGCGTGGTGGCGTTTGACCACTACACAACCAGCGTGGAGGATGCGGACCCTATGGAGTTCAACGGCAGCGACGAGGACTTCCAGGGCCTCCACTTTGGTCGCGACCGGGCCAACAGTACGCAGTCCCGGCTCTCCAAACGCAACTCCACAGACAGTCGGACAGTACACACCACGTACAGGTTTGGCTCAGTGGGCCAGGACACTCAGCTGTGCTTGTGGGACCTCACAGAAGATATACTTTTCCCCCACCTCCCGCTTTCCCGGACAAGAACACACACCAATGTGATGAACGCTACCAGCACCCCGGCGGGAGGTGAAGTCGCTGGTGACATAGTGAACAAT CTTACCGCACTCGCCAGCTATGACTGCCAACAACAAGAGCAGTGCCATCGCCTCGGGTGTCAGCAAGTTCGCAACGCTCTCCCTTCATGA
- the LOC124002260 gene encoding uncharacterized protein LOC124002260 isoform X1 — protein sequence MATTNPQQQHSIPGFPDDSLVESGPSSMDKLAFKYMELCKVESSTDSESDVSPRWSDTSTMGCGSSAAESRQPIQRTLTCSHKPVGRYSWLSLSLDPYDGSSEDSDESIAGPRRPRQGSCRYWGRSQRRKNPTVILKEVIKSGGPTEPHLIDVQMKSASDSELWTCSHMDTMSSCSHSKGRGPMAETSADSVLTTKSSPCTPAFPTFVGAATSLPKVQIPEKSPDSTILLRGVFKRKLSLPGTEALQDCYHRKKQCVTKMEAGDSPPEVSWSMTRNTPLA from the exons ATGGCGACAACGAACCCGCAGCAGCAACACTCAATTCCAG GTTTTCCTGATGACAGTCTTGTTGAAAGTGGCCCCAGTAGTATGGATAAGCTTGCATTCAAATACATG GAGCTGTGTAAAGTGGAGTCCAGTACTGATTCCGAATCAGATGTCAGTCCAAGATGGTCTGATACCAGCACCATG GGATGTGGAAGTAGTGCGGCAGAGAGCAGACAACCCATTCAAAGGACGCTAACATGTTCACACAAGCCGGTGGGACGATATTCGTGGCTTTCTTTG TCCTTGGACCCATATGACGGGAGCTCAGAAGATTCGGACGAGTCTATAGCTGGCCCCAGGCGACCGAGGCAGGGGAGCTGCAGGTATTGGGGCAGGAGCCAAAGAAGGAAGAATCCCACTGTCATCCTCAAAGAAGTGATCAAAAGTGGTGGTCCAACAGAGCCTCATCTCATTGATGTCCAGATGAAGTCAGCAAGTGACTCTGAGCTATGGACATGCAGCCACATGGATACCATGTCATCCTGCAGCCACAGCAAGGGGCGGGGCCCTATGGCAGAGACATCTGCAGACTCAGTGCTCACTACTAAATCTTCACCTTGCACACCTGCGTTTCCCACTTTTGTGGGGGCAGCAACTTCGCTCCCCAAAGTCCAGATACCAGAGAAATCTCCCGACAGTACTATCCTCCTCAGGGGTGTCTTCAAAAGGAAGTTAAGTCTTCCAGGAACAGAGGCACTACAAGATTGTTACCACAGGAAGAAGCAGTGTGTCACCAAAATGGAGGCTGGGGATTCTCCTCCTGAGGTGAGCTGGTCCATGACCAGAAACACCCCCCTAGCCTAG
- the LOC124002260 gene encoding uncharacterized protein LOC124002260 isoform X2: MDKLAFKYMELCKVESSTDSESDVSPRWSDTSTMGCGSSAAESRQPIQRTLTCSHKPVGRYSWLSLSLDPYDGSSEDSDESIAGPRRPRQGSCRYWGRSQRRKNPTVILKEVIKSGGPTEPHLIDVQMKSASDSELWTCSHMDTMSSCSHSKGRGPMAETSADSVLTTKSSPCTPAFPTFVGAATSLPKVQIPEKSPDSTILLRGVFKRKLSLPGTEALQDCYHRKKQCVTKMEAGDSPPEVSWSMTRNTPLA; the protein is encoded by the exons ATGGATAAGCTTGCATTCAAATACATG GAGCTGTGTAAAGTGGAGTCCAGTACTGATTCCGAATCAGATGTCAGTCCAAGATGGTCTGATACCAGCACCATG GGATGTGGAAGTAGTGCGGCAGAGAGCAGACAACCCATTCAAAGGACGCTAACATGTTCACACAAGCCGGTGGGACGATATTCGTGGCTTTCTTTG TCCTTGGACCCATATGACGGGAGCTCAGAAGATTCGGACGAGTCTATAGCTGGCCCCAGGCGACCGAGGCAGGGGAGCTGCAGGTATTGGGGCAGGAGCCAAAGAAGGAAGAATCCCACTGTCATCCTCAAAGAAGTGATCAAAAGTGGTGGTCCAACAGAGCCTCATCTCATTGATGTCCAGATGAAGTCAGCAAGTGACTCTGAGCTATGGACATGCAGCCACATGGATACCATGTCATCCTGCAGCCACAGCAAGGGGCGGGGCCCTATGGCAGAGACATCTGCAGACTCAGTGCTCACTACTAAATCTTCACCTTGCACACCTGCGTTTCCCACTTTTGTGGGGGCAGCAACTTCGCTCCCCAAAGTCCAGATACCAGAGAAATCTCCCGACAGTACTATCCTCCTCAGGGGTGTCTTCAAAAGGAAGTTAAGTCTTCCAGGAACAGAGGCACTACAAGATTGTTACCACAGGAAGAAGCAGTGTGTCACCAAAATGGAGGCTGGGGATTCTCCTCCTGAGGTGAGCTGGTCCATGACCAGAAACACCCCCCTAGCCTAG